A part of Ziziphus jujuba cultivar Dongzao chromosome 8, ASM3175591v1 genomic DNA contains:
- the LOC132804927 gene encoding probable disease resistance RPP8-like protein 2: protein MRDVNSNLNKMQSRQQYEGVNQILALSYHDLPYYLKPCFLYLGNFPEDYEIHKRKLIRLWIGEGFIPMSTGSRGEMEQTWEDVAEGYMEELIHRCMVHVEQRDHTGRGVKTCRMHDLMRDLCINKSREESFAQIMEKTDGSAASFKPSGDSRSRRLVIHPGVDLQYRKTHWACNTFFRKLVNPCSSSLVESNWVEQGETSGYHPP from the exons ATGAGAGACGTGaattcaaacttgaacaaaatgcAATCAAGACAACAATATGAAGGGGTGAATCAGATACTAGCCTTGAGCTACCACGATCTACCTTACTACTTGAAGCCCTGTTTTCTGTATCTAGGCAACTTTCCTGAGGATTATGAAATacacaaaagaaaattgatcCGATTATGGATAGGAGAAGGATTTATTCCCATGAGTACGGGATCAAGAGGAGAGATGGAACAAACATGGGAAGATGTAGCTGAAGGATACATGGAAGAGCTGATCCATAGGTGCATGGTTCACGTGGAGCAAAGGGACCATACAGGAAGAGGTGTGAAAACATGTCGCATGCATGATCTTATGCGAGACTTGTGTATAAACAAGTCCAGGGAGGAAAGCTTTGCTCAGATTATGGAAAAGACCGATGGTTCTGCAGCTTCATTTAAGCCCTCGGGAGATAGTCGTTCTCGAAGACTTGTCATCCATCCTGGTGTTGATCTTCAATATCGCAAAACACATTGGGCATGCAACACCTTTTTCAGAAAGCTTGTTAATCcatgttcttcttctttggtGGAGTCTAATTGGGTGGAACAG GGGGAGACTTCTGGCTATCATCCTCCATAG
- the LOC132804926 gene encoding putative disease resistance protein At1g50180, translated as MAEFLLSKFAESAVSQTVQRITDLLIYEAASLSSVREDVEVLQNDLKSLQGLIKAADSKQEHDQHLEELVRQVKHVASEAEDVIDTYILKVDSSCIKAFHNKRIRPQINSVRARIQNIINTSMPIYGFVSAVGEGTSSIVDLQRHLRRSSPNDDDGDNDVVSLKSSTSALTEELTKEEDRLCVVSVVGMGGLGKTTLAKKVFKCVKQKFDCSAWVFISQQYVLRDVLIDIFIQIGSPNENMKFERINSARDISERKKKEREFLNALPDHELIDSLNDKLKEKRFLVVLDDIWKIEAWDFLKRAFPKGKKGSKILFTTRNRDVASAADPRSCQVEPPLLTFEESWELLKRKAFPRDIVDAHGCPPEYENLGKEMAKKCAGLPLAVVVLGGLLSRKATLEEWKKVMRDVNSNLNKMQSRQQYEGVNHVVVL; from the coding sequence atggcagAATTTTTGTTATCGAAATTTGCAGAGTCCGCTGTATCCCAAACAGTCCAAAGAATCACTGACCTTCTCATCTATGAAGCCGCTTCCTTGAGCAGTGTGAGAGAGGATGTGGAGGTCTTGCAAAACGACTTGAAGTCCCTTCAGGGCCTCATAAAAGCAGCAGACTCCAAGCAAGAACATGACCAACACCTCGAAGAGTTGGTACGCCAAGTCAAACATGTGGCTTCTGAAGCTGAGGATGTTATCGATACCTACATCCTCAAAGTTGACTCCTCTTGCATCAAAGCTTTTCATAATAAAAGAATTCGACCCCAGATCAACTCTGTCCGCGCTAGAATACAAAACATAATAAACACAAGCATGCCAATTTATGGATTCGTATCTGCTGTTGGAGAGGGGACGAGTTCCATTGTGGATCTGCAGCGGCATTTGAGAAGATCATCTCCAAATGATGATGATGGCGATAATGATGTTGTAAGCTTGAAGAGTAGCACCAGCGCCTTAACAGAAGAGTTGACTAAGGAGGAAGACCGGCTGTGCGTTGTCTCTGTAGTGGGTATGGGTGGTTTAGGTAAGACCACTCTTGCCAAGAAAGTATTTAAATGTGTTAAACAAAAGTTTGATTGCTCTGCTTGGGTTTTTATATCTCAACAATATGTGCTAAGGGATGTTTTGATTgacatcttcatccaaattggtTCTCCAAATGAAAACATGAAATTTGAAAGAATTAATTCTGCCAGAGATATTTCAGaacgaaagaaaaaagagagggaGTTTTTGAATGCTTTGCCAGATCATGAGCTAATTGATTCGCTCAACGATAAGCTGAAAGAGAAGCGATTTCTTGTGGTTCTTGATGATATTTGGAAGATTGAGGCTTGGGATTTTTTAAAGCGTGCTTTTCCGAAAGGAAAGAAGGGAAGCAAAATTCTGTTTACCACACGCAATAGGGACGTAGCCTCAGCTGCTGATCCACGGAGCTGCCAAGTTGAACCACCTTTGTTGACATTTGAAGAGAGTTGGGAGCTTCTTAAACGGAAAGCATTTCCAAGAGATATTGTGGATGCCCATGGTTGTCCACCAGAGTATGAGAACTTAGGAAAGGAGATGGCTAAAAAATGTGCAGGACTTCCTCTTGCTGTTGTTGTGCTTGGAGGCTTGTTGAGTAGAAAAGCTACGTTGGAAGAATGGAAGAAGGTGATGAGAGACGTGaattcaaacttgaacaaaatgcAATCAAGACAACAATATGAAGGGGTGAAtcatgttgtggttctctga